In Streptomyces seoulensis, the following are encoded in one genomic region:
- a CDS encoding serine hydrolase: MSAEVADGIASAWEALGVRGSFLARNIDTGEELGFAVDVPAPLASVVKVPLALVVLDRIAAGELDPARPVTYVPSAGSAGPTGLAAFRHPVTLAVGDLLLMMLSVSDNSAADLLLDLVPVPEVAARLHSWDCPDLRVRHRLHHMYACAAGAAGNDFSLALELAVRDERTGRHTIETLDPAHASTGTARALVSLLERVWRDEISEPAATAELRRLMGLQVFAHRMVSELRADSLRFSGKTGSFLHLRHEIGVVEADSGDRVALAALTRADRRAALAPDIDLAIGAAARRAFEALRK, from the coding sequence ATGAGCGCCGAGGTGGCGGACGGCATCGCCTCCGCGTGGGAGGCACTCGGCGTCCGGGGTTCGTTCCTGGCCCGGAACATCGACACCGGCGAGGAGCTGGGCTTCGCCGTGGACGTACCGGCGCCGCTCGCCTCGGTGGTGAAGGTGCCCCTCGCCCTGGTGGTGCTGGACCGGATCGCGGCCGGGGAACTCGACCCCGCCCGGCCCGTGACCTACGTGCCCTCCGCCGGGAGTGCCGGTCCGACCGGGCTCGCGGCGTTCCGCCATCCGGTGACACTGGCCGTCGGCGACCTGCTGCTGATGATGCTCTCGGTGAGCGACAACTCCGCCGCCGACCTCCTCCTCGATCTGGTCCCGGTGCCGGAGGTGGCCGCCCGGCTGCACTCCTGGGACTGCCCCGACCTGCGGGTACGGCACCGGCTGCACCACATGTACGCCTGCGCGGCCGGAGCCGCCGGCAACGACTTCTCGCTCGCCCTGGAGCTGGCCGTACGCGACGAACGCACCGGCCGGCACACCATCGAGACGCTGGACCCGGCGCACGCCAGCACCGGGACGGCACGGGCGCTGGTGTCCCTGCTGGAGCGGGTGTGGCGGGACGAGATCTCCGAGCCGGCGGCGACGGCGGAGCTGCGGCGGCTCATGGGCCTTCAGGTCTTCGCCCACCGGATGGTGAGCGAGCTGCGCGCGGACTCGCTGCGGTTCAGCGGGAAGACGGGGTCGTTCCTGCACCTGCGGCACGAGATCGGCGTGGTGGAGGCGGACTCCGGCGACCGGGTGGCGCTGGCCGCGCTGACCCGCGCCGACCGCAGGGCGGCCCTGGCGCCGGACATCGACCTGGCCATCGGGGCCGCCGCCCGGCGCGCGTTCGAGGCGCTGCGGAAGTGA
- a CDS encoding LysR family transcriptional regulator, which yields MDLLAHLAAFTATADEVSFSRAADRLGIAQPLLSRRIKSLETRFGGQLFDRSRRQVTVTEFGSSLLPYARDVLERAGRLDEAALSARAARVRVVGVPAHCAPVALAAVLRAGSEQGTTLAVRELPPQQRESGIGDGSLAYALLRVAPERAAFRVPLGLAAAKRLARRSLHLEDLRPPRGVAGLPILTLKEDEVPYARDRLARAAARAGLPETLLRPAGPAAAALAGTLAGRARLLCAEPFARQHGASWTPLADTALHRGYEMGASESHGGTGEVPRWLAETLAEVTR from the coding sequence ATGGATCTGCTCGCGCATCTGGCGGCGTTCACCGCAACAGCCGACGAGGTGAGCTTCTCGCGCGCCGCCGACCGGCTGGGCATCGCGCAGCCGCTGCTCAGCCGCCGCATCAAGTCGTTGGAGACGCGTTTCGGCGGCCAGTTGTTCGACCGCTCCCGGCGCCAGGTCACCGTGACGGAGTTCGGCAGCTCGCTGCTCCCGTACGCACGGGACGTGCTGGAGCGCGCCGGCCGGCTGGACGAGGCCGCCCTCTCGGCGCGTGCCGCGCGGGTACGGGTCGTGGGCGTGCCCGCGCACTGCGCGCCGGTGGCCCTGGCGGCCGTGCTCCGCGCCGGCAGCGAGCAGGGCACTACGCTGGCGGTGCGCGAACTCCCGCCGCAGCAACGGGAGTCGGGGATCGGGGACGGTTCGCTGGCCTATGCCCTGCTCCGGGTGGCCCCCGAACGCGCCGCTTTCCGGGTCCCGCTCGGTCTGGCGGCGGCGAAGCGGCTCGCGCGGCGCTCCCTCCATCTGGAGGACCTCCGCCCGCCGCGAGGCGTGGCCGGGCTGCCGATCCTGACTCTGAAGGAGGACGAAGTGCCGTACGCACGCGACCGGTTGGCGCGGGCCGCCGCCCGTGCCGGACTGCCGGAGACTCTGCTGCGGCCGGCCGGTCCGGCCGCCGCCGCGCTGGCCGGCACGCTGGCAGGGCGGGCGCGGCTGCTGTGCGCGGAGCCGTTCGCCCGGCAGCACGGCGCGAGCTGGACCCCATTGGCCGACACCGCCCTGCACCGGGGGTACGAGATGGGCGCGAGCGAGTCCCACGGGGGGACGGGCGAGGTACCCCGGTGGCTGGCGGAGACCCTGGCGGAGGTGACGCGATGA
- the bla gene encoding class A beta-lactamase: protein MTRATPVPRRTLLRAGAALTAAAAATSATPAFAAPSGPAVLRPELAELEKRYGARLGVYAHNTRTGATVAYRADEPFAMCSTFKAIAAAAVLRDHGGRAALGEVIHYPPADILSNSEHSQARQETGMALGDVCAAAIQYSDNTAGNLMLRRIGGPAGLTRFFRSLGDRVSRLDRWETDLNTAVPGDPRDTTTPRALGRTFELLTLGRALSHGDREQLVGWLRGNTTSAKRFGAGLPSDWVLADKTGTGSYASANDLGVAWTGKGTPLLLSVLSTRPAPDAPVDEALIEETARLLAATLAPGE from the coding sequence ATGACCCGTGCCACCCCGGTCCCGCGCCGCACCCTGCTCCGCGCGGGCGCCGCCCTCACCGCCGCTGCCGCCGCGACCTCCGCCACCCCCGCCTTCGCCGCCCCGAGCGGCCCGGCCGTGCTGCGTCCGGAGCTGGCCGAGCTGGAGAAGCGGTACGGCGCGCGGCTCGGTGTGTACGCGCACAACACGCGCACCGGCGCCACGGTGGCGTACCGCGCGGACGAACCCTTCGCCATGTGCTCGACGTTCAAGGCCATCGCCGCCGCGGCGGTCCTGCGCGACCATGGCGGCCGCGCCGCGCTCGGCGAGGTGATCCACTACCCGCCGGCCGACATCCTCTCCAACTCCGAGCACAGCCAGGCCCGTCAGGAGACCGGGATGGCGCTGGGCGACGTGTGCGCGGCCGCCATCCAGTACAGCGACAACACGGCGGGCAACCTCATGCTCCGCCGGATCGGCGGCCCGGCCGGGCTCACCCGCTTCTTCCGCTCCCTCGGCGACCGGGTGAGCCGGCTCGACCGCTGGGAGACCGACCTGAACACCGCCGTACCCGGTGACCCGCGCGACACCACCACCCCGCGCGCCCTCGGCCGCACCTTCGAACTGCTCACGCTGGGGCGGGCGTTGAGCCACGGCGACCGGGAGCAGCTGGTCGGCTGGCTGCGTGGCAACACCACCAGCGCCAAGCGGTTCGGCGCCGGACTCCCGTCGGACTGGGTCCTCGCGGACAAGACCGGCACCGGCTCCTACGCCAGCGCCAACGACCTCGGCGTGGCCTGGACCGGCAAGGGCACCCCGCTGCTGCTCTCCGTGCTCTCGACCAGGCCCGCGCCCGACGCGCCCGTGGACGAGGCGCTGATCGAGGAGACGGCACGCCTGCTCGCGGCCACCCTCGCGCCGGGGGAGTAG
- a CDS encoding phosphotransferase: MERTVEVDRGAYPDAVTPWEQKEWREAAFDWVEGELARHGLRSGGVPRVRVRPWSVLMRVPVGGQAPVWFKANPPASAFEGPLTAALARWVPEYVLRPLAVDAGRGWSLLPDGGPLFREVEATPGAWEELLCGYARMQRALVPRVGELGALGVPRLRVGEVPASFDRLRAGTGALEVGQRDRLDTLRTRLADWCAELDALGVPDSLDHADLHEGQLFHPGPGRFTYFDWGDALVSHPFASLRIPAQRAAERLGPGVLPRLRDAYLAPWTDLGLSTAELRRAAHLAWRLGALGQARAWTRLFPAAAVGPEGARSLLETGDAPPF, translated from the coding sequence ATGGAGCGCACAGTCGAGGTGGACCGGGGCGCGTACCCCGACGCGGTGACGCCCTGGGAGCAGAAGGAGTGGCGGGAGGCCGCCTTCGACTGGGTCGAGGGGGAACTCGCGCGGCACGGTCTGCGGTCGGGTGGGGTGCCCCGGGTCCGGGTGCGGCCCTGGTCGGTGCTGATGCGGGTTCCGGTGGGCGGGCAGGCGCCTGTGTGGTTCAAGGCCAATCCGCCCGCGAGTGCCTTCGAGGGGCCGCTGACCGCCGCGCTGGCCCGGTGGGTGCCGGAGTACGTGCTGCGGCCGCTGGCGGTGGACGCCGGGCGGGGGTGGTCGTTGCTGCCGGACGGCGGGCCGCTCTTCCGGGAGGTGGAGGCCACGCCGGGCGCCTGGGAGGAGCTGCTCTGCGGGTACGCCAGGATGCAGCGCGCCCTGGTTCCGCGCGTCGGTGAACTCGGCGCGCTCGGCGTACCGAGGCTCCGGGTGGGCGAAGTGCCCGCGTCCTTCGACCGGTTGCGGGCCGGGACCGGCGCCTTGGAGGTGGGCCAACGGGACCGGCTCGACACCCTCAGGACCCGGCTGGCCGACTGGTGCGCGGAGTTGGACGCGCTCGGCGTCCCCGACTCGCTCGACCACGCCGACCTGCACGAGGGCCAGCTCTTCCACCCCGGCCCCGGCCGGTTCACCTACTTCGACTGGGGAGACGCCCTCGTCTCGCACCCCTTCGCCAGTCTGCGCATCCCGGCCCAGCGGGCGGCCGAGCGCCTCGGGCCCGGGGTGCTCCCCCGGCTGCGCGACGCCTACCTGGCCCCCTGGACGGACCTCGGCCTGTCGACGGCGGAACTCCGCCGCGCGGCCCACCTCGCCTGGCGGCTGGGCGCGCTGGGCCAGGCCCGCGCCTGGACCCGGCTCTTCCCGGCCGCCGCGGTGGGGCCGGAGGGCGCCCGCTCACTGCTGGAGACCGGGGACGCTCCCCCGTTCTGA